A genomic region of Ewingella sp. CoE-038-23 contains the following coding sequences:
- a CDS encoding IS5-like element IS5 family transposase has translation MSHQLTFADSEFSSKRRQTRKEIFLSRMEQILPWQNMVEVIEPFYPKAGNGRRPYPLETMLRIHCMQHWYNLSDGAMEDALYEIASMRLFARLSLDSALPDRTTIMNFRHLLEQHQLARQLFKTINRWLAEAGVMMTQGTLVDATIIEAPSSTKNKEQQRDPEMHQTKKGNQWHFGMKAHIGVDAKSGLTHSLVTTAANEHDLNQLGNLLHGEEQFVSADAGYQGAPQREELAEVDVDWLIAERPGKVRTLKQHPRKNKTAINIEYMKASIRAKVEHPFRIIKRQFGFVKARYKGLLKNDNQLAMLFTLANLFRADQMIRQWERSH, from the coding sequence ATGAGTCATCAACTTACCTTCGCCGACAGTGAATTCAGCAGTAAGCGCCGTCAGACCAGAAAAGAGATTTTCTTGTCCCGCATGGAGCAGATTCTGCCATGGCAAAACATGGTGGAAGTCATCGAGCCGTTTTACCCCAAGGCTGGTAATGGCCGGCGACCTTATCCGCTGGAAACCATGCTACGCATTCACTGCATGCAGCATTGGTACAACCTGAGCGATGGCGCGATGGAAGATGCTCTGTACGAAATCGCCTCCATGCGTCTGTTTGCCCGGTTATCCCTGGATAGCGCCTTGCCGGACCGCACCACCATCATGAATTTCCGCCACCTGCTGGAGCAGCATCAACTGGCCCGCCAATTGTTCAAGACCATCAATCGCTGGCTGGCCGAAGCAGGCGTCATGATGACTCAAGGCACCTTGGTCGATGCCACCATCATTGAGGCACCCAGCTCGACCAAGAACAAAGAGCAGCAACGCGATCCGGAGATGCATCAGACCAAGAAAGGCAATCAGTGGCACTTTGGCATGAAGGCCCACATTGGTGTCGATGCCAAGAGTGGCCTGACCCACAGCCTGGTCACCACCGCGGCCAACGAGCATGACCTCAATCAGCTGGGTAATCTGCTGCATGGAGAGGAGCAATTTGTCTCAGCCGATGCCGGCTACCAAGGGGCGCCACAGCGCGAGGAGCTGGCCGAGGTGGATGTGGACTGGCTGATCGCCGAGCGCCCCGGCAAGGTAAGAACCTTGAAACAGCATCCACGCAAGAACAAAACGGCCATCAACATCGAATACATGAAAGCCAGCATCCGGGCCAAGGTGGAGCACCCATTTCGCATCATCAAGCGACAGTTCGGCTTCGTGAAAGCCAGATACAAGGGGTTGCTGAAAAACGATAACCAACTGGCGATGTTATTCACGCTGGCCAACCTGTTTCGGGCGGACCAAATGATACGTCAGTGGGAGAGATCTCACTAA
- the hutH gene encoding histidine ammonia-lyase: MAASSTDYTLCRLQPGHVHLPMLRQIYQGNVRLALAEEARADVLASQETVTRIVASGNVVYGINTGFGKLAQTRIPAERLTELQRNLVLSHSVGTGKNLADNVVRLVMATKILSLSRGHSGIRIEVIDALITLFNAGVYPCIPEKGSVGASGDLAPLAHLSLMLIGEGQVTLGGETMSAVEGLAAAGLSPFELGPKEGLALLNGTQVSTSLALSGLFEAERVFSAGLVAGALSLEAIKGSVKPLDPRIHEARGQEGQIAVAAALTAILAGSDIVTSHANCGRVQDPYSIRCVPQVMGACLDNLRHAARILRIEANAASDNPLVFAENGDVISGGNFHAEPVAFAADIIALAVAEVGAISERRMALLLDSGLSGLPPFLVNDGGVNSGFMIAQVTAAALASENKSLAHPGSVDSLPTSANQEDHVSMATYAARRLGNMCFNTSVVVGIEAMAAAQGLDFHRPLQSSATLESEMKAIRQHVAFLEKDRLMAPDVEMMRLWASREHWPAAIEALLPSFA, translated from the coding sequence ATGGCTGCTTCATCCACCGATTACACCCTTTGCCGCCTGCAACCCGGGCATGTCCATTTGCCCATGTTGCGACAAATATACCAGGGTAATGTCCGCCTTGCGCTGGCCGAAGAGGCCCGTGCCGATGTGCTGGCCTCCCAGGAAACAGTCACCCGCATTGTGGCATCGGGAAACGTGGTGTACGGCATTAATACCGGGTTTGGCAAACTGGCGCAAACCCGTATTCCGGCGGAACGTCTGACCGAACTGCAACGAAACCTGGTGCTGTCCCACAGTGTGGGCACAGGCAAAAACCTGGCGGATAACGTTGTTCGCCTGGTGATGGCGACGAAAATTCTCAGCCTCTCCCGGGGTCATTCCGGTATTCGTATTGAGGTGATTGATGCACTGATAACGTTATTTAATGCGGGTGTGTACCCCTGTATTCCGGAAAAAGGATCCGTCGGCGCTTCGGGCGACCTGGCGCCGCTGGCGCATTTGTCATTGATGCTGATTGGCGAAGGGCAGGTGACACTGGGTGGCGAAACGATGTCCGCGGTTGAAGGCCTGGCTGCCGCAGGGCTGAGCCCCTTTGAACTTGGGCCGAAAGAAGGTCTGGCATTACTTAACGGCACCCAGGTATCGACATCCCTCGCGTTGTCAGGTTTGTTTGAAGCAGAACGGGTGTTTTCCGCAGGCCTGGTGGCCGGGGCATTATCACTGGAAGCGATTAAAGGCTCAGTTAAACCGCTTGACCCGCGTATTCATGAAGCACGCGGCCAGGAAGGCCAGATTGCTGTCGCCGCTGCGCTGACGGCGATCCTGGCCGGTAGCGATATTGTGACATCCCATGCTAACTGCGGCCGGGTTCAGGACCCTTATTCCATTCGTTGTGTCCCTCAGGTTATGGGTGCCTGCCTTGATAACCTGCGACATGCGGCCCGCATTCTACGTATTGAAGCAAACGCAGCATCCGATAACCCTCTGGTTTTTGCCGAAAATGGCGACGTGATTTCTGGCGGGAATTTCCACGCAGAACCCGTGGCTTTCGCCGCGGACATCATTGCGCTGGCGGTTGCCGAAGTGGGGGCGATTTCTGAACGCAGAATGGCCTTATTGTTGGACAGCGGTTTGTCCGGCTTGCCGCCTTTCCTGGTAAACGATGGCGGCGTTAACTCCGGCTTTATGATTGCGCAGGTCACGGCCGCCGCGCTGGCATCAGAAAATAAATCGCTGGCACATCCGGGCAGTGTCGACAGCCTGCCCACCTCCGCCAATCAGGAAGATCACGTTTCAATGGCGACCTATGCCGCCCGCCGTCTGGGCAATATGTGTTTTAACACCAGTGTGGTTGTCGGTATCGAAGCCATGGCCGCTGCCCAGGGACTTGATTTTCATCGTCCGTTGCAAAGTTCCGCCACACTGGAAAGCGAAATGAAGGCGATTCGGCAACATGTCGCTTTTCTCGAAAAAGATCGTCTGATGGCGCCGGATGTCGAAATGATGCGTTTGTGGGCGTCCCGTGAACACTGGCCTGCGGCCATTGAAGCATTACTGCCGAGCTTTGCCTGA
- a CDS encoding IS6-like element IS26 family transposase: MNPFKGRHFQRDIILWAVRWYCKYGISYRELQEMLAERGVNVDHSTIYRWVQRYAPEMEKRLRWYWRNPSDLCPWHMDETYVKVNGRWAYLYRAVDSRGRTVDFYLSSRRNSKAAYRFLGKILNNVKKWQIPRFINTDKAPAYGRALALLKREGRCPSDVEHRQIKYRNNVIECDHGKLKRIIGATLGFKSMKTAYATIKGIEVMRALRKGQASAFYYGDPLGEMRLVSRVFEM; this comes from the coding sequence ATGAACCCATTCAAAGGCCGGCATTTTCAGCGTGACATCATTCTGTGGGCCGTACGCTGGTACTGCAAATACGGCATCAGTTACCGTGAGCTGCAGGAGATGCTGGCTGAACGCGGAGTGAATGTCGATCACTCCACGATTTACCGCTGGGTTCAGCGTTATGCGCCTGAAATGGAAAAACGGCTGCGCTGGTACTGGCGTAACCCTTCCGATCTTTGCCCGTGGCACATGGATGAAACCTACGTGAAGGTCAATGGCCGCTGGGCGTATCTGTACCGGGCCGTCGACAGCCGGGGCCGCACTGTCGATTTTTATCTCTCCTCCCGTCGTAACAGCAAAGCTGCATACCGGTTTCTGGGTAAAATCCTCAACAACGTGAAGAAGTGGCAGATCCCGCGATTCATCAACACGGATAAAGCGCCCGCCTATGGTCGCGCGCTTGCTCTGCTCAAACGCGAAGGCCGGTGCCCGTCTGACGTTGAACACCGACAGATTAAGTACCGGAACAACGTGATTGAATGCGATCATGGCAAACTGAAACGGATAATCGGCGCCACGCTGGGATTTAAATCCATGAAGACGGCTTACGCCACCATCAAAGGTATTGAGGTGATGCGTGCACTACGCAAAGGCCAGGCCTCAGCATTTTATTATGGTGATCCCCTGGGCGAAATGCGCCTGGTAAGCAGAGTTTTTGAAATGTAA
- a CDS encoding alpha-hydroxy acid oxidase, which yields MTVLNIDDLRRQAKRTLPRFAFSYLEGGADDEQTLQDNRRVFGRWRFIPPVLTDATQRDLSVTLCGQKLAAPLFIAPTGYNGMLRFGADVMLARAAREAGIGYIQSTVSTASIEEIAAENIPRHWFQLYVLKDRAVTTGLLTRARAAGCTTLVVSVDAVHFGNREKDKRNYRRPMELSLPSMLDIAMHPGWVWRAIRPAGIPGFGNLKSYVPADKQRGAGGASYFAEQMDTHLDWATLHWIRTQWSGPLLIKGILAPEDARRAFAAGVDGIVLSNHGGRQLDGSVSPMEVLQEIRQCCGPDAVILIDSGFRRGTDVVKALALGANGVLIGRPVLYGVAAFGEAGAKQALNIILQEMDRTLAQLGCTSIAQLGPHLLRFQPAMAGF from the coding sequence GTGACAGTGTTGAACATTGATGATTTACGTCGGCAGGCAAAGCGCACGCTTCCCCGTTTTGCTTTCAGTTATCTGGAGGGTGGGGCCGATGATGAACAAACGTTACAGGATAATCGCCGTGTTTTCGGCCGCTGGCGCTTTATTCCCCCTGTGCTGACAGATGCTACGCAACGGGATTTATCCGTCACGCTGTGTGGACAGAAGCTGGCTGCGCCCTTGTTTATCGCCCCGACAGGCTACAACGGCATGCTGCGGTTTGGCGCAGATGTGATGCTGGCGCGGGCCGCCAGAGAGGCGGGCATCGGCTATATACAGAGTACGGTTTCGACGGCCTCCATTGAAGAGATCGCCGCAGAAAACATTCCCCGACACTGGTTCCAGCTCTATGTGCTGAAAGACCGCGCCGTCACGACAGGGTTACTGACCCGGGCCCGGGCGGCGGGTTGTACGACCCTGGTGGTTTCTGTGGATGCGGTGCACTTTGGCAACCGTGAAAAGGACAAACGGAATTACCGACGGCCCATGGAACTATCTCTGCCGAGCATGCTGGACATTGCGATGCATCCCGGCTGGGTGTGGCGAGCCATCAGGCCCGCAGGCATCCCTGGCTTTGGCAACCTGAAATCTTATGTTCCGGCTGACAAACAACGAGGCGCAGGTGGCGCGAGCTATTTTGCCGAACAGATGGATACCCACCTGGACTGGGCCACACTGCACTGGATCCGCACACAGTGGTCAGGTCCCCTGTTAATTAAAGGTATCCTGGCGCCTGAAGATGCCCGGCGCGCTTTTGCCGCGGGCGTGGATGGCATTGTGTTATCAAACCATGGCGGGCGACAACTGGACGGTTCAGTCAGCCCCATGGAAGTACTGCAGGAGATTCGTCAGTGCTGCGGTCCTGATGCTGTCATCCTTATCGACAGTGGATTTCGCCGTGGCACCGATGTGGTGAAAGCACTGGCGCTGGGCGCGAATGGCGTGCTGATTGGCCGACCTGTGCTCTATGGCGTCGCTGCCTTTGGTGAGGCGGGTGCGAAACAAGCGCTGAACATTATTTTGCAGGAGATGGATCGCACGCTGGCGCAACTGGGATGCACTTCGATTGCCCAGTTAGGGCCGCATTTGCTGCGTTTTCAGCCTGCTATGGCGGGGTTTTAA
- a CDS encoding iron-containing alcohol dehydrogenase family protein: MQAQNIIFPAQILRGAGAVSRIGEVCGLLGSRALIIGGHSGLAAVEAHIRYQLAASSVTVVGREWFGGVCSESHIHRLAQVVQATGADLVIGVGGGKALDTSKAVGVGTRVPVVTVPTIAATCAAVTPLTVRYHDDGHFRDLFPLNQAPAVVIIDTEIIAAAPLRWLAAGLGDTLAKWYEFRAISAGLDNHSGIARASIANSRICYDLINTHGPAACDAVRKGVPDAALEQVLDAIFMFAGLTSLMSSGAHAAAAHAIYEGFTVCDKTREFGHGLLVGFGNLCLLALENRSDEELLEAIGLARACAIPLSLREIAELDSTELAGIIDMALHAPDMANMPAPVTAGALYSAIARVEHQAGLL, translated from the coding sequence ATGCAGGCACAAAATATTATCTTCCCGGCGCAGATCCTGCGTGGCGCAGGTGCGGTTTCGCGTATCGGTGAGGTCTGCGGATTATTGGGTTCACGGGCGCTGATTATCGGCGGCCATAGTGGCCTGGCGGCGGTGGAAGCGCATATCCGCTATCAACTGGCGGCATCATCGGTGACGGTGGTTGGCCGGGAGTGGTTTGGCGGCGTGTGCAGCGAAAGCCATATTCATCGTCTGGCGCAAGTGGTGCAGGCCACCGGCGCAGACCTGGTCATTGGCGTGGGTGGGGGAAAAGCCCTGGATACCAGTAAAGCCGTGGGCGTGGGGACCCGTGTCCCGGTGGTCACCGTGCCAACCATTGCGGCAACCTGCGCGGCGGTGACGCCACTCACTGTCCGTTATCACGATGACGGCCATTTTCGGGATCTCTTTCCACTGAATCAGGCGCCTGCTGTGGTGATTATTGACACAGAAATCATAGCCGCCGCGCCGCTGCGCTGGTTGGCGGCAGGCCTTGGCGATACACTGGCGAAATGGTACGAGTTTCGCGCTATCAGCGCCGGGCTGGACAATCACAGCGGTATCGCCCGGGCGTCCATTGCCAACAGCCGTATCTGCTATGACCTGATCAATACCCACGGCCCCGCCGCCTGCGATGCAGTTCGCAAAGGGGTGCCCGATGCTGCGCTGGAGCAAGTACTGGATGCGATATTTATGTTTGCCGGACTGACCTCATTAATGAGCAGTGGGGCACATGCTGCTGCCGCTCATGCAATTTATGAGGGGTTTACCGTATGCGATAAAACCCGCGAATTTGGTCATGGCTTATTGGTGGGATTTGGCAACCTTTGCCTGCTGGCGCTGGAGAACCGCAGCGATGAGGAATTGCTGGAGGCCATTGGCCTGGCCCGCGCGTGCGCTATCCCGCTCAGCCTGCGGGAAATTGCTGAACTGGACAGCACGGAACTGGCGGGGATTATTGATATGGCATTGCATGCGCCGGATATGGCGAACATGCCGGCTCCGGTCACAGCGGGCGCACTGTATAGCGCCATTGCGCGTGTGGAACATCAGGCCGGGTTGTTGTAG
- the hutU gene encoding urocanate hydratase — protein MNAPQKNAAAHVVRAPQGTALSCQNWLIEAAYRMIQNNLDPDVAERPEDLVVYGGIGKAARNWPAFEAILDSLRALREDETLLVQSGKPVGVFRTHTNAPRVLIANSNIVPHWAHWDHFHELDKAGLMMYGQMTAGSWIYIGAQGIVQGTYETFAEAGRQHYNGDLRGKWILTAGLGGMGGAQPLAGVLAGACVLAIECQESHIDFRLRTRYVDYKTRSLDEALAMIEKACAEKKAISVGLLGNAAELMPQLAARAKAGGLRPDIVTDQTSAHDPLNGYLPEGWSLEKWQAARQSDPQSVVKAARASMAKHVQAMLDFHHMGIPTVDYGNNIRQVAKEEGVENAFDFPGFVPAYIRPLFCEGKGPFRWVALSGDPEDIYKTDAKLKELFPDNTNLINWLDMARERIAFQGLPARICWLGLGERHRAGLAFNEMVRNCELKAPIVIGRDHLDTGSVASPNRETEAMKDGSDAVSDWPLLNALLNTAGGATWVSLHHGGGVGMGFSQHAGMVIVCDGTEDADARLARVLWNDPATGVMRHADAGYEQAKACAERHHLNLPMI, from the coding sequence ATGAACGCGCCACAGAAAAATGCCGCCGCCCATGTCGTTCGCGCTCCCCAGGGAACAGCGCTGAGTTGTCAAAACTGGTTGATCGAAGCGGCTTATCGCATGATCCAAAACAACCTTGACCCCGATGTTGCCGAACGCCCGGAAGACCTGGTGGTCTATGGCGGTATTGGTAAAGCCGCCCGCAACTGGCCTGCCTTCGAAGCCATTCTGGACAGCCTGCGGGCGTTGCGTGAAGACGAAACCCTGCTGGTACAGTCCGGTAAGCCGGTCGGTGTTTTTCGCACCCATACCAATGCGCCGCGCGTGTTGATTGCTAACTCCAATATTGTGCCGCACTGGGCCCACTGGGACCACTTTCACGAACTGGATAAAGCGGGCCTGATGATGTACGGCCAGATGACAGCAGGCTCCTGGATTTACATTGGTGCGCAGGGCATTGTGCAGGGGACGTATGAAACTTTTGCCGAAGCGGGCCGACAGCACTACAACGGCGACCTGCGGGGCAAATGGATTCTGACGGCAGGGCTTGGTGGTATGGGCGGCGCCCAACCGCTGGCTGGCGTGCTGGCAGGGGCCTGCGTCCTGGCCATTGAATGCCAGGAATCCCACATTGATTTCCGTCTGCGTACCCGTTATGTGGACTATAAGACCCGCAGCCTCGATGAGGCGCTGGCGATGATTGAAAAAGCCTGTGCGGAGAAAAAAGCCATCTCTGTCGGCCTGCTGGGCAATGCCGCTGAGTTGATGCCGCAACTGGCGGCGCGGGCAAAAGCGGGTGGCCTGCGTCCGGATATTGTGACCGATCAGACCTCCGCTCATGATCCGCTTAATGGCTATCTGCCGGAAGGCTGGAGCCTGGAAAAATGGCAGGCCGCCCGTCAGTCAGATCCGCAATCCGTGGTGAAAGCCGCCCGCGCTTCTATGGCAAAACATGTCCAGGCCATGCTCGATTTTCACCATATGGGGATCCCCACCGTCGATTACGGCAACAATATCCGCCAGGTCGCCAAAGAAGAGGGCGTTGAAAACGCCTTTGATTTCCCGGGTTTTGTCCCGGCCTACATCCGCCCGCTGTTCTGTGAAGGCAAAGGGCCATTCCGTTGGGTTGCCCTTTCCGGCGACCCGGAAGATATCTATAAGACCGACGCGAAACTCAAAGAACTCTTCCCGGACAACACCAATCTGATCAACTGGCTGGACATGGCGCGTGAGCGCATTGCCTTCCAGGGGCTGCCTGCGCGTATTTGCTGGCTGGGCCTGGGTGAACGTCACCGCGCCGGGCTGGCGTTTAACGAAATGGTGCGTAACTGCGAACTGAAAGCGCCGATTGTTATTGGCCGTGATCATCTGGATACGGGGTCAGTGGCATCGCCGAACCGTGAAACCGAAGCGATGAAAGATGGCTCTGATGCGGTATCCGACTGGCCATTACTCAATGCATTGCTCAATACCGCCGGGGGTGCCACCTGGGTCAGTCTGCACCATGGTGGCGGTGTTGGCATGGGCTTTTCACAACATGCCGGGATGGTGATTGTGTGCGATGGCACTGAAGATGCCGATGCCCGACTGGCGCGTGTGCTGTGGAACGACCCTGCCACCGGGGTGATGCGCCATGCGGATGCTGGCTATGAACAGGCAAAAGCCTGTGCTGAACGTCATCATTTGAATTTGCCGATGATCTGA
- a CDS encoding ABC transporter ATP-binding protein — protein MSYPKLSVRQVERVFSGPKGEKTQALLPVDYQVNENDFITILGPSGCGKSTLLRIVAGLDQPTRGEVWLDGVLVDGPGADRGMVFQSYTLFPWLTVEQNICFGLQERGVSKAAQKERSDYFINKVGLRGFEQHFPRQLSGGMQQRTAIARALANDPKILLMDEPFGALDNQTRVMMQELLLSIWESSRKTVLFVTHDIDEAIFMANKVAIFSARPGRIKTEVAVDFPHPRDYTLKTSPEFMALKARITEEIRTETLQTIDH, from the coding sequence ATGAGCTATCCGAAGCTGAGTGTTCGCCAGGTGGAACGCGTCTTCAGTGGCCCGAAAGGCGAGAAGACCCAGGCATTACTGCCCGTGGATTATCAGGTCAATGAGAACGACTTTATTACCATTCTCGGGCCTTCCGGGTGCGGTAAATCCACACTTTTACGCATTGTTGCCGGGCTGGATCAGCCCACCCGCGGCGAGGTCTGGCTGGATGGCGTGCTGGTCGATGGTCCGGGCGCGGATCGCGGCATGGTATTCCAGAGTTACACACTGTTCCCCTGGTTGACGGTTGAGCAGAATATCTGCTTTGGCCTACAGGAACGCGGCGTGAGTAAAGCGGCACAAAAAGAGCGCAGCGACTACTTTATTAATAAGGTCGGTTTACGTGGGTTTGAGCAGCATTTCCCCCGTCAGTTGTCCGGCGGTATGCAACAGCGCACAGCCATTGCCCGCGCCCTGGCCAACGACCCGAAAATTCTGCTGATGGATGAACCTTTCGGCGCACTGGATAACCAGACGCGCGTCATGATGCAGGAACTGTTGTTGTCGATATGGGAATCTTCCCGCAAAACAGTCCTGTTTGTGACCCACGATATTGATGAGGCCATTTTTATGGCCAATAAAGTGGCGATTTTCAGTGCGCGCCCCGGGCGAATCAAAACGGAAGTGGCGGTAGATTTTCCGCACCCGCGTGATTATACCCTGAAAACATCACCAGAATTTATGGCATTGAAGGCGCGTATCACGGAAGAAATTCGTACGGAAACCCTGCAAACCATCGATCACTAA
- a CDS encoding IS1 family transposase (programmed frameshift) translates to MASVSISCPSCSATEGVVRNGKSTAGHQRYLCSHCRKTWQLQFTYTASQPGTHQKIIDMAMNGVGCRASARIMGVGLNTVLRHFKKLRPQSVTSRIQPGSDVIVCAEMDEQWGYVGAKSRQRWLFYAYDRIRRTVVAHVFGERTLATLERLLSLLSAFEVVVWMTDGWPLYESRLKGELHVISKRYTQRIERHNLNLRQHLSRLGRKSLSFSKSVELHDKVIGHYLNIKHYQ, encoded by the exons GTGGCTTCTGTTTCTATCAGCTGTCCCTCCTGTTCAGCTACTGAAGGCGTGGTGCGTAACGGTAAAAGTACTGCCGGACATCAGCGCTATCTCTGCTCTCACTGCCGTAAAACATGGCAGCTACAGTTCACTTACACCGCTTCTCAACCCGGTACGCATCAGAAAATCATTGATATGGCCATGAATGGCGTCGGATGTCGCGCCAGTGCACGCATTATGGGCGTTGGCCTCAACACGGTTTTACGACACT TTAAAAAACTCAGGCCGCAGTCGGTAACCTCGCGCATACAACCGGGCAGTGATGTGATTGTCTGCGCGGAAATGGACGAACAGTGGGGTTACGTCGGCGCTAAATCACGCCAGCGCTGGTTGTTTTACGCGTATGACAGGATACGGAGGACGGTTGTGGCGCACGTATTCGGTGAACGCACGTTGGCCACGCTGGAGCGTCTTCTGAGCCTGCTGTCGGCCTTTGAGGTCGTGGTATGGATGACGGATGGCTGGCCGCTGTATGAATCACGCCTGAAGGGAGAACTGCACGTTATCAGCAAGCGATATACGCAGCGCATTGAGCGGCATAACCTGAATCTGAGGCAGCATCTGTCAAGGCTGGGCAGGAAGTCACTGTCGTTCTCAAAATCGGTGGAGCTGCATGACAAAGTCATCGGGCATTATCTGAACATAAAACACTATCAGTAA
- the hisC gene encoding histidinol-phosphate transaminase, which produces MASDVAVSSSLVDSQQQILKNLARPTARSLSLYNAGLSAEAVRQQYGLSHIAKLASNENPLGASPQVIAALQADAGFSAVYSDAASTALRDALATYTGVQAGNIVIGNGSEDILHMLALAFLNPGDRVVTLRPSFGLHEIFPRMMGADVTLVDVNKQHQFDIAAWTQALSMPAKMVIFSNPSNPVGCMLDNAGFERIIAAAPQDCVLVIDEAYFEYCRNNPDYPDSQRVLAAQSRPWIVLRTFSKAYGLAGLRVGYGLASHPELVNLLNRVRTPFNINRSAQAAAVVALGDQQHVNDSIALVSAQRDMMSAQLTALGFRVAPSCANFLFFDCGQPAAELAQRLLCDGVIIKPWREKGYEHWIRVSVGNEQDNQQFIRSLKRILAEDAA; this is translated from the coding sequence ATGGCTTCTGATGTAGCAGTTTCCAGTTCACTTGTTGATTCACAACAGCAGATACTGAAAAACCTCGCCAGGCCCACAGCGCGGTCATTAAGCCTGTATAACGCCGGGTTGTCGGCGGAAGCGGTACGACAGCAATATGGGTTGAGCCATATCGCCAAACTGGCCAGTAATGAAAATCCGCTGGGCGCCAGCCCGCAGGTCATCGCGGCACTGCAGGCGGATGCCGGTTTCAGCGCAGTCTATTCGGATGCTGCCAGTACAGCGCTGCGCGATGCGCTGGCAACGTATACCGGTGTGCAGGCCGGGAATATTGTTATCGGGAATGGTTCAGAAGATATCCTGCATATGCTGGCACTGGCCTTTCTCAACCCCGGGGACCGCGTGGTCACATTGCGACCTTCATTTGGTCTGCATGAGATTTTCCCGCGCATGATGGGCGCGGACGTCACCCTGGTTGACGTGAATAAGCAGCATCAGTTCGATATCGCCGCCTGGACTCAGGCACTTTCGATGCCCGCCAAAATGGTGATTTTCAGCAACCCGTCGAATCCCGTGGGCTGCATGCTCGACAATGCAGGTTTTGAGCGCATCATCGCCGCGGCACCTCAGGACTGTGTGCTGGTGATTGATGAGGCCTATTTCGAATATTGCCGGAACAACCCGGATTATCCGGACAGCCAGCGTGTGCTGGCCGCGCAGTCGCGCCCCTGGATTGTGCTGCGTACTTTTTCGAAAGCCTACGGCCTGGCGGGATTGCGGGTGGGCTATGGCTTAGCCAGTCACCCTGAACTGGTCAATCTGCTCAATCGCGTTCGCACACCGTTTAATATTAACCGTTCGGCACAAGCGGCGGCCGTGGTAGCTCTGGGGGATCAGCAACATGTTAATGACAGCATTGCGCTGGTCAGTGCGCAGCGCGACATGATGTCGGCGCAGCTCACGGCGCTGGGTTTCCGCGTTGCGCCATCCTGCGCCAACTTCCTGTTTTTTGACTGCGGGCAGCCTGCGGCAGAACTGGCGCAGCGTCTGCTGTGCGATGGCGTCATTATCAAGCCATGGCGGGAGAAGGGGTATGAACACTGGATCCGGGTGTCTGTGGGGAATGAACAGGATAACCAGCAGTTTATTCGGAGCCTGAAACGTATCCTGGCGGAGGATGCCGCGTGA